The Meiothermus sp. Pnk-1 genome includes a window with the following:
- a CDS encoding alkaline phosphatase PhoX produces the protein MLILILTACPANSVPGTPVIVSFSATPSVLSEPQEIKLEWQVTGATELEIDGGVGAVTPPDKGSKSVYVYGAKTFVLKAKNAQGEVSKSLRIEAPGPTLSLVETVAGQAGVRGGADGPGSSATFNYPYGVAVTKDAGATGGEVIVYIVGLNEKIRYALVGYAGNPVGTAIGKGESGSVDGDANTALVRAPQGIAIGYDSPAYEAYAYWTEDDSCVVRKLTAYPLNGNRKAVTVAGKAYTCGAADGSAAAARFNRPTGIVANTRTGEVFVADTSNYTIRRIYGDSVSTFAGLAGQPGTADGPGASARFLRPSGIALNRQEELLVADNTSVRKITPDGQVSTLAGKPGEFGYKDGLGSEARFNGASGIAVDEVGNIYVSEDGNHTIRKITPDGQVSTVAGIAGVTGAADGSLSVATFNRPWGLAYYNKQLFVADTYNQTIRRIR, from the coding sequence GTGTTGATCTTGATCCTGACGGCCTGCCCTGCCAACTCGGTTCCCGGAACTCCGGTGATCGTGAGCTTTAGTGCAACCCCATCCGTTTTGAGCGAACCACAGGAGATCAAACTCGAGTGGCAGGTCACGGGTGCCACCGAGCTCGAGATTGACGGCGGGGTAGGCGCGGTAACCCCCCCGGACAAAGGGAGCAAATCGGTCTACGTGTATGGGGCCAAAACCTTCGTGCTCAAAGCCAAAAACGCCCAAGGTGAGGTCAGCAAGTCGCTACGGATCGAGGCCCCCGGTCCCACGCTCAGCCTCGTCGAGACGGTAGCGGGCCAGGCCGGGGTTAGGGGCGGCGCCGATGGCCCCGGCAGTTCGGCCACCTTCAACTACCCCTATGGGGTGGCAGTCACTAAAGATGCCGGGGCCACCGGCGGTGAGGTAATCGTGTACATTGTGGGTTTGAACGAGAAGATTCGCTATGCCCTGGTGGGCTACGCGGGCAACCCGGTGGGCACAGCCATCGGCAAAGGGGAAAGCGGGAGCGTGGACGGCGACGCCAACACGGCCTTGGTGCGTGCCCCTCAGGGCATCGCCATCGGCTACGATTCGCCCGCCTACGAGGCCTATGCCTACTGGACCGAGGACGATTCCTGCGTGGTGCGCAAGCTCACGGCTTACCCGCTCAACGGAAACCGCAAAGCCGTCACGGTGGCGGGCAAAGCCTACACCTGCGGGGCTGCCGACGGCTCGGCTGCGGCAGCCCGCTTCAACCGGCCCACGGGCATCGTGGCCAACACCCGCACCGGCGAGGTCTTTGTGGCCGATACCTCCAACTACACCATTCGGCGCATCTACGGCGATAGCGTGAGCACCTTCGCGGGGCTGGCCGGTCAGCCCGGCACCGCCGACGGCCCCGGAGCCAGTGCGCGATTTCTGAGACCCAGCGGGATCGCGCTAAACCGGCAGGAAGAGCTTTTGGTAGCCGACAATACCAGCGTACGCAAGATCACCCCCGACGGCCAGGTGAGTACCCTTGCCGGTAAACCCGGGGAGTTCGGCTACAAAGATGGTCTCGGCAGCGAAGCCCGCTTCAACGGGGCTTCGGGCATCGCGGTAGATGAGGTGGGTAACATCTATGTCTCCGAGGACGGCAATCACACCATCCGCAAGATCACCCCAGATGGCCAGGTCAGTACCGTGGCCGGGATTGCCGGGGTCACTGGGGCCGCCGATGGCAGCCTCAGCGTAGCCACCTTCAATAGACCCTGGGGGCTGGCTTACTACAACAAACAGCTGTTTGTAGCTGACACCTATAACCAGACCATCCGCCGCATCCGCTAA
- a CDS encoding zinc ribbon domain-containing protein — protein MEEEPGIFYRICPRCARAVPASTQERYCLNDGERLLEACPGCGARITSPYARFCGRCGLELSKVPEGRIR, from the coding sequence GTGGAAGAGGAACCAGGGATTTTTTACCGCATCTGTCCGCGCTGTGCCCGGGCCGTTCCGGCCAGCACGCAAGAGCGCTACTGCCTCAACGATGGGGAAAGGCTGCTCGAGGCCTGCCCCGGCTGCGGGGCCCGCATCACCTCGCCGTATGCGCGGTTCTGCGGCAGGTGTGGGCTCGAGCTCAGCAAGGTTCCAGAAGGGAGGATTAGATGA